From Larus michahellis chromosome 8, bLarMic1.1, whole genome shotgun sequence, one genomic window encodes:
- the LDAF1 gene encoding lipid droplet assembly factor 1 → MPKEMQELQKQWHSIVQSIHSNSNVVAFMNSRVGQYLDDHPFIALSLLMFIAVSAIPVAFFLIFVVTTAIMACIGVIVMEGVVITMGGIALLCVLCGLGALSLGVSGVLSICYVVLSTVVNYWYASRDQIRKQEVNGSLPQKSPPVLDLSDNDGKNE, encoded by the exons ATGCCTAAAGAAATGCAAGAGCTGCAGAAGCAATGGCACTCCATAGTGCAGTCCATCCACAGCAACTCAAAT GTTGTTGCATTTATGAACTCTCGTGTTGGCCAATATTTAGATGACCACCCTTTCATCGCCTTATCACTCCTGATGTTCATTGCAGTGTCTGCTATTCCTGTtgcatttttcctgatttttgttGTTACAACAGCCATAATGGCCTGTATCGGTGTGATAGTCATGGAAG GTGTTGTAATAACCATGGGTGGCATAGCCCTCCTTTGTGTGCTGTGTGGCCTAGGTGCACTTTCACTGGGAGTTTCTGGAGTACTGAGTATTTGTTATGTTGTTCTTTCAACTGTGGTCAACTACTGGTATGCTTCAAG GGATCAGATACGGAAGCAAGAAGTTAATGGAAGTTTGCCACAGAAGAGTCCTCCTGTCTTGGATCTTTCTGACAATGATGGAAAAAATGAATAA